In Polaromonas sp. JS666, one genomic interval encodes:
- a CDS encoding NAD(P)/FAD-dependent oxidoreductase, whose translation MQRIVIVGGGAGGLALATQLGKRLGKKGLAEITLVDAARTHVWKPLLHQLAAGSFDTHAEEIEYLAQARWNHFKFRLGSLVGIDRHSKTLQLAASHDAAGREITPAQQLGYDTLVIAVGSQTNDFGTLGAAEHTIKLDSPQAAQHFNDRLINAFIRAQTVPRTAGSGRLTVAIVGGGATGVELAAELHAAARVLANYGFDHIHPEKDLQIVLVEAAPRLLAQLPERLSESALRELRKLAIEVHTNEKVVEVTADGLKMASGKVVPSSITVWAAGVKAADFLKTIGAGPDGAEPLETSRLNQLIVNGNLQTTRDPSIYAFGDCAACQQPDGTWVPPRAQAAYQQAMYLARALPLLGAGKTVRPFVFRDQGSLVSLAEYSSVGSLMGSLSHGSFFIEGQLAKLMYWALHKQHQLALGGLKKTLLITLSEMIDRTHRPRIKLH comes from the coding sequence ATGCAACGCATCGTCATCGTCGGCGGGGGCGCGGGAGGGCTGGCCCTGGCGACCCAACTGGGCAAGCGCCTGGGCAAAAAAGGGCTGGCCGAGATCACCCTGGTGGATGCGGCGCGCACCCATGTCTGGAAGCCACTGCTGCACCAGCTGGCTGCAGGCAGCTTTGACACGCATGCCGAAGAAATCGAATACCTGGCGCAGGCCCGCTGGAACCACTTCAAGTTCCGGCTCGGCAGCCTGGTCGGCATTGACCGTCACAGCAAAACCCTGCAGCTGGCCGCCAGCCATGACGCAGCGGGCCGCGAGATCACGCCAGCCCAACAACTGGGCTACGACACGCTGGTGATTGCAGTGGGCAGCCAGACCAACGACTTCGGCACACTCGGCGCTGCCGAGCACACCATCAAGCTGGACAGCCCGCAAGCGGCCCAGCACTTCAACGACCGCCTGATCAACGCCTTCATTCGCGCGCAAACCGTGCCGCGCACGGCCGGCAGCGGGCGCCTGACGGTGGCGATCGTGGGCGGCGGCGCCACCGGCGTGGAACTGGCGGCCGAGCTGCACGCCGCAGCGCGCGTGCTGGCCAACTACGGCTTTGACCATATTCATCCCGAAAAGGATTTGCAGATTGTGCTGGTGGAGGCAGCACCGCGCCTGCTGGCGCAATTGCCGGAACGCCTGAGCGAATCGGCCCTGCGCGAGCTGCGCAAGCTGGCGATTGAAGTGCACACCAATGAGAAAGTGGTTGAGGTCACCGCGGACGGCCTGAAGATGGCCAGCGGCAAGGTGGTGCCGTCCAGCATCACCGTGTGGGCGGCCGGCGTGAAGGCGGCTGATTTTTTAAAGACCATTGGCGCGGGGCCCGACGGCGCGGAGCCGCTGGAGACCAGCAGGCTCAACCAGCTGATCGTCAACGGCAACCTGCAGACCACCCGCGACCCGAGCATTTATGCCTTTGGCGATTGCGCCGCCTGCCAGCAGCCTGATGGCACCTGGGTGCCGCCGCGCGCACAGGCCGCCTACCAGCAGGCCATGTACCTGGCCCGGGCGCTGCCGCTGCTGGGCGCGGGCAAGACAGTGAGGCCCTTTGTCTTCAGGGACCAGGGCTCGCTGGTGTCGCTGGCCGAATATTCGTCGGTGGGCAGCCTGATGGGCAGCCTCTCCCACGGCAGCTTTTTCATCGAGGGCCAGCTGGCCAAACTGATGTACTGGGCGCTGCACAAACAGCACCAGCTGGCACTGGGCGGCCTGAAGAAAACCCTGCTGATCACACTGTCTGAAATGATTGACCGGACGCACCGGCCACGCATAAAGTTGCATTGA